From the Desulfovibrio sp. JY genome, one window contains:
- a CDS encoding CatB-related O-acetyltransferase, with translation MPIVHYPDPDALYPITGYDKLVFLKNCITRPTIKVGAFTYFDVTGTPGARAEDFETRNVLYHFDFIGDKLLIGSFCALGSGLRFIMNGANHELSPVSTYPFGIFGDNGWDAAAPLCQSRGDTVVGNDVWIGYNATIMPGRTIGHGAIVGSGSLVAKDVPPYAIVGGNPARVIRQRFPDAVIERLLAVAWWNWPYEKIARHLPRIAGADVDALERAAAAS, from the coding sequence ATGCCCATCGTACATTATCCGGACCCGGATGCCCTCTACCCGATCACGGGCTACGACAAGCTCGTCTTCCTCAAAAACTGCATCACCCGCCCCACCATCAAGGTCGGCGCGTTCACCTACTTCGACGTCACGGGCACGCCCGGAGCGCGGGCCGAGGACTTCGAGACCCGCAACGTGCTCTACCATTTCGATTTCATCGGCGACAAACTCCTGATCGGCTCCTTTTGCGCGCTGGGCAGCGGCCTGCGCTTCATCATGAACGGAGCCAACCACGAGCTTTCCCCGGTTTCCACCTACCCCTTCGGCATCTTCGGCGACAACGGCTGGGACGCCGCCGCGCCGCTGTGCCAAAGCCGGGGCGACACCGTAGTCGGCAACGACGTCTGGATCGGTTATAACGCCACGATCATGCCGGGGCGCACCATCGGCCACGGCGCGATCGTCGGCTCCGGCAGCCTTGTCGCCAAAGACGTGCCGCCCTACGCCATCGTCGGCGGCAACCCGGCCCGCGTCATCCGCCAGCGTTTTCCCGACGCCGTGATCGAGCGGCTGCTGGCCGTGGCCTGGTGGAACTGGCCCTACGAAAAAATCGCCCGCCATCTGCCCCGTATCGCCGGCGCGGACGTGGACGCCCTGGAGCGGGCCGCCGCCGCGTCCTGA
- a CDS encoding sulfide-dependent adenosine diphosphate thiazole synthase: MPLDERIITEAIVDGYFAKFKSSLELDVAIVGGGPSGLTAARLLAKEGFNVALFERKLSLGGGMWGGGMTYNIIVVQEESAHLLTDVGIPVARYKDNYFTADAVAATTTLASAACLAGVKVFNCMSVEDVVLREVDGIKRVTGIVINSSPVEMAGLHVDPVVLGSKFLIEATGHATEVLHTLVRKNDVKLNTPSGGIEGEQSMWADVAETNTVKNTREIFPGLYVAGMAANASFGSYRMGPIFGGMLLSGEKVAADIAAKLRG, encoded by the coding sequence ATGCCTCTTGACGAACGCATCATCACGGAAGCCATTGTCGACGGGTATTTCGCCAAATTCAAATCCAGCCTCGAACTCGATGTCGCCATCGTCGGCGGCGGCCCCTCGGGGCTGACCGCCGCCCGGCTGCTGGCCAAGGAAGGGTTCAACGTCGCCCTGTTCGAACGCAAGCTGTCCCTTGGCGGCGGCATGTGGGGCGGCGGCATGACCTACAATATCATCGTGGTGCAGGAGGAAAGCGCCCATCTCCTCACCGACGTCGGCATTCCGGTTGCCCGCTACAAGGACAACTACTTCACCGCCGACGCCGTGGCCGCCACCACGACACTGGCTTCGGCCGCCTGCCTGGCCGGGGTAAAGGTGTTCAACTGCATGAGCGTCGAGGACGTGGTGCTGCGCGAGGTGGACGGCATCAAGCGCGTCACCGGCATCGTCATCAACTCCTCGCCGGTGGAGATGGCCGGGCTGCATGTGGACCCGGTGGTGCTCGGCAGCAAGTTCCTCATCGAGGCCACGGGCCACGCCACGGAAGTGTTGCACACCCTGGTGCGCAAGAACGACGTCAAGCTCAATACACCTTCCGGCGGCATCGAGGGCGAACAGTCCATGTGGGCCGATGTGGCCGAGACCAATACCGTGAAAAACACCCGGGAGATCTTCCCGGGCCTGTACGTTGCCGGCATGGCCGCCAACGCCAGCTTCGGCTCCTACCGCATGGGGCCCATTTTCGGCGGCATGCTCCTTTCCGGCGAAAAAGTCGCGGCGGACATCGCCGCCAAGCTGCGGGGATAA
- the mtnA gene encoding S-methyl-5-thioribose-1-phosphate isomerase — translation MTDHIAFSPDRHALLLLDQRFLPDREESFVCRNTADTIYALQTMVVRGAPAIGVTAAYGCYLAAREAGAAGDGWKEKLAGLLAELENARPTAVNLRWGVERMRQKWQDLGEISLSALLSEWLGLAETMQAEDIEINKAMGKNGAVLIDDGDTVMTHCNAGALATAGYGTALGVIRAAFEQGKRIKVIANETRPFLQGARLTAYELAKEGIPVTVACDNAVGHLMKKGMVQKVVVGADRIAANGDAANKIGTYTVALAAKAHGVPFYVAAPASTFDLTLPSGELIPIENRTPREVTHVGEHRITPEGVPVYNFAFDVTPAELIAGIITEKGVLTAPYTDAIRAAIGGK, via the coding sequence ATGACCGACCACATCGCCTTTTCCCCGGACAGGCACGCCCTGCTCCTGCTCGACCAGCGTTTCCTGCCCGACCGCGAGGAATCCTTCGTGTGCCGCAACACCGCCGACACCATCTACGCCTTGCAGACCATGGTGGTACGCGGCGCGCCGGCCATCGGCGTCACGGCCGCCTACGGCTGCTACCTGGCCGCCCGTGAAGCGGGCGCGGCCGGCGACGGCTGGAAGGAAAAGCTGGCGGGACTGCTGGCCGAGCTGGAAAACGCCCGTCCCACGGCCGTCAACCTGCGCTGGGGCGTCGAACGCATGCGGCAAAAGTGGCAGGATCTCGGCGAAATTTCGCTGTCGGCGCTGCTGTCGGAATGGCTGGGGCTGGCCGAGACCATGCAGGCCGAGGATATCGAGATTAACAAGGCCATGGGCAAAAACGGCGCGGTCCTGATCGACGACGGCGACACCGTCATGACCCATTGCAACGCCGGCGCCCTGGCCACGGCCGGCTACGGCACCGCGCTCGGCGTCATCCGGGCCGCCTTCGAGCAGGGCAAGCGCATCAAGGTCATCGCCAACGAGACCCGCCCCTTCCTCCAGGGCGCGCGCCTGACCGCCTACGAACTGGCCAAGGAAGGCATCCCGGTCACCGTCGCCTGCGACAATGCCGTGGGCCACCTCATGAAAAAGGGCATGGTCCAGAAAGTGGTGGTCGGCGCGGACCGCATCGCGGCCAACGGCGACGCCGCCAACAAGATCGGCACCTACACCGTGGCCCTGGCCGCCAAGGCCCACGGCGTGCCCTTCTACGTCGCCGCCCCGGCCTCGACCTTCGACCTGACGCTTCCCTCGGGCGAGCTGATTCCCATCGAAAACCGCACCCCCCGCGAGGTCACCCATGTGGGCGAACACCGCATCACCCCGGAGGGCGTGCCGGTCTACAATTTCGCCTTCGACGTCACCCCGGCCGAGCTTATCGCCGGCATCATCACCGAAAAGGGCGTCTTAACCGCGCCCTACACCGACGCCATCCGTGCCGCCATCGGCGGAAAATAA
- the gatB gene encoding Asp-tRNA(Asn)/Glu-tRNA(Gln) amidotransferase subunit GatB — MARYETVIGVEVHAQLKTESKIFCGCSTRFGDDPNENVCPVCSGMPGVLPVLNARVVEFAAKMGLATDCTVNPVSVFARKNYFYPDLPKGYQISQFEQPICEHGHIDVVVDGKPRRIGITRIHMEEDAGKNIHSAADNLSYVDLNRACVPLLEIVSEPDMRSPEEVVAYLKALRAILVYLDICDGNMEEGSFRCDANVSLRPVGQEAFGTRTELKNLNSFRHVQKAIEYEVERQGDVLDDGGTVVQETRLYDAAKNSTASMRGKEEANDYRYFPDPDLVPLHLDTDTIARWGTELPELPAARRERFATALGLSEYDADVLTAERDMADYFEAAVTAGADPKQTANWVQTELLRECHQSGTTPGACKLSPKHLAGLLRLIDEGVISGKIAKQIFPDLFATGADPAAYVRDKGLVQISDASALETAVDAVLAANPAEVEAYRGGKTKLMGFFVGQVMKATKGQANPGLVNELLRKKLG, encoded by the coding sequence ATGGCCAGGTACGAGACGGTCATCGGCGTCGAGGTGCACGCCCAGCTGAAAACCGAGAGCAAGATCTTTTGCGGTTGCTCCACCCGCTTCGGCGACGACCCCAACGAAAATGTCTGCCCCGTATGCTCCGGCATGCCGGGCGTGCTGCCGGTGCTCAACGCCAGGGTCGTGGAATTCGCCGCCAAGATGGGGCTGGCCACGGACTGCACGGTCAATCCCGTTTCGGTCTTCGCCCGCAAGAACTACTTCTATCCCGACCTGCCCAAGGGCTATCAGATCTCCCAGTTCGAGCAGCCCATCTGCGAGCACGGCCACATCGACGTGGTGGTCGACGGCAAGCCCCGCCGCATCGGCATCACCCGCATCCACATGGAAGAGGACGCCGGGAAGAACATCCACTCCGCGGCCGACAACCTAAGCTACGTGGATTTGAACCGCGCCTGCGTGCCGCTGCTCGAAATCGTCTCCGAGCCGGACATGCGCAGCCCCGAGGAGGTCGTGGCCTACCTCAAGGCGCTGCGGGCCATCCTGGTCTACCTCGACATCTGCGACGGCAACATGGAGGAAGGCTCGTTTCGCTGCGACGCCAACGTGAGCCTGCGGCCGGTCGGCCAGGAGGCCTTCGGCACCCGCACGGAGCTGAAAAACTTAAACAGCTTCCGCCACGTGCAAAAGGCCATCGAATACGAGGTGGAGCGCCAGGGCGACGTCCTCGACGACGGCGGCACGGTCGTCCAGGAAACCAGGCTCTACGACGCCGCGAAAAACAGCACAGCCTCCATGCGCGGCAAGGAAGAGGCCAACGACTACCGCTACTTCCCGGACCCGGACCTCGTTCCCCTGCATCTCGATACGGACACCATCGCCCGCTGGGGCACGGAGCTTCCCGAACTGCCGGCCGCGCGCCGGGAACGGTTCGCCACGGCGCTCGGGCTTTCCGAGTACGACGCCGACGTGCTCACGGCCGAACGCGATATGGCCGACTACTTCGAGGCCGCCGTTACGGCCGGGGCCGACCCGAAGCAGACCGCCAACTGGGTGCAGACGGAACTGTTGCGCGAGTGCCACCAGTCCGGCACGACGCCCGGGGCCTGCAAGCTATCTCCTAAACACCTCGCCGGGCTTTTGCGCCTGATCGACGAGGGCGTCATTTCCGGCAAGATCGCCAAGCAGATTTTCCCGGATCTTTTCGCCACCGGCGCCGATCCGGCCGCCTACGTCCGCGACAAGGGCCTTGTCCAGATTTCCGACGCCTCCGCCCTGGAGACGGCCGTGGATGCGGTGCTCGCCGCCAACCCGGCCGAAGTGGAAGCCTACCGGGGCGGTAAGACCAAGCTCATGGGATTTTTCGTCGGCCAGGTCATGAAGGCCACCAAAGGACAGGCCAACCCCGGACTGGTCAACGAGCTTTTACGCAAAAAACTGGGGTAG
- a CDS encoding DUF2092 domain-containing protein, with amino-acid sequence MRHLYWILGLLVALAVAPAAHAAASGDSGAKPAQPATADITPAASGPITAMCDFLKAQKKFSFTADILTELVYPNGQTIQISRKATVAIERPNKAYSHVVGDDCDREYFYDGKTVTLVDRDRGVYAVTEAPATIDATTDMLAEKYGLSAPLSDFVDAAPCVALLHNVRTGDFVGNHMAAGKVCDHLAFTQKSADWQVWIEQGKMPLPRKFVLNDKDVPGWPQYAATFSDWNLHPKLPSGLFTFTPVKGMQRIEFLPLATKGQGKPE; translated from the coding sequence ATGCGTCACCTGTATTGGATCCTCGGCCTGCTCGTCGCGCTGGCCGTTGCGCCGGCGGCCCATGCCGCCGCATCCGGGGATTCGGGGGCGAAACCGGCCCAGCCCGCGACGGCGGACATCACCCCGGCGGCATCCGGACCGATTACGGCCATGTGCGATTTCTTGAAGGCCCAGAAGAAATTTTCCTTTACCGCCGACATCCTCACCGAACTTGTCTATCCCAACGGCCAGACCATCCAGATTTCCCGAAAAGCCACCGTGGCTATCGAGCGCCCCAACAAGGCCTATTCCCATGTCGTCGGCGACGACTGCGATCGGGAGTACTTCTATGACGGCAAGACCGTGACCCTGGTCGACCGCGACCGGGGCGTTTACGCCGTGACCGAGGCTCCGGCAACCATCGACGCCACCACCGACATGCTGGCCGAAAAATACGGTCTTTCGGCGCCGCTGAGCGATTTCGTCGATGCCGCGCCCTGCGTCGCGCTTTTGCACAACGTGCGCACGGGCGACTTCGTGGGCAATCACATGGCCGCCGGCAAGGTCTGCGACCATCTGGCCTTCACCCAGAAGAGCGCCGATTGGCAGGTGTGGATCGAACAGGGCAAGATGCCGCTGCCGCGCAAGTTCGTCCTCAACGACAAGGACGTCCCGGGCTGGCCCCAGTACGCGGCGACGTTTTCGGACTGGAACCTGCATCCGAAACTGCCGTCCGGCCTTTTCACCTTCACCCCGGTCAAGGGCATGCAGCGGATAGAGTTCCTGCCCCTGGCAACCAAGGGCCAGGGCAAACCCGAGTAA
- the gpmA gene encoding 2,3-diphosphoglycerate-dependent phosphoglycerate mutase — translation MHTLVLLRHGQSAWNLENRFTGWTDVGLTDQGRAEAQSAAKLLTDGGYDFDACLTSVLSRAIMTLDIVLEGMDRLWLPVEKSWRLNERHYGALQGLNKSEMAAKYGEEQVFVWRRSFDTRPPELTPDDPRFPGHDRRYAGLTDAELPRTECLKDTVARVLPYWHDVMAPAIQAGKRLLVAAHGNSLRALVKYLDNIDDADISQLNIPTGVPLVYELDNSLKPIRHHYLGDPDAIAKSMAAVAAQGKAK, via the coding sequence ATGCACACCCTCGTATTGCTGCGGCACGGACAAAGCGCCTGGAACCTGGAAAACCGCTTCACCGGCTGGACCGACGTGGGCCTGACCGACCAGGGCCGGGCCGAAGCCCAAAGCGCCGCCAAACTGCTCACGGACGGCGGCTACGACTTCGACGCCTGCCTGACCTCGGTGCTCTCCCGGGCCATCATGACCCTCGACATCGTGCTCGAGGGCATGGACCGGCTGTGGCTCCCGGTGGAGAAATCCTGGCGCTTAAACGAACGGCACTACGGGGCGCTGCAAGGCCTCAACAAGTCCGAGATGGCGGCCAAATACGGCGAGGAACAGGTCTTCGTCTGGCGCAGAAGCTTCGACACCCGCCCGCCGGAACTGACCCCCGATGACCCGCGCTTCCCCGGCCACGACCGACGCTACGCCGGCCTGACCGACGCCGAACTGCCGCGCACCGAATGCCTCAAGGACACCGTGGCCCGCGTCCTGCCCTACTGGCACGACGTCATGGCCCCGGCCATCCAGGCTGGCAAACGCCTGCTCGTGGCCGCCCACGGCAACTCGCTGCGCGCCCTGGTCAAATACCTGGACAACATCGACGACGCGGATATCAGCCAGCTCAATATCCCAACCGGCGTGCCGCTGGTCTACGAACTCGACAACAGCCTCAAGCCCATACGCCACCACTACCTCGGCGACCCCGACGCCATCGCCAAAAGCATGGCCGCCGTCGCTGCCCAGGGCAAGGCGAAGTAA
- the thiC gene encoding phosphomethylpyrimidine synthase ThiC, translated as MSIRTKNTVCSDILRARAAELADAEGLTPQAIFAAVDAGTMVVLANPAHKGVIPTLIGQPAKVKVNANIGTSMLVTDVAMELQKANLAKKAGAHALMDLSTAGDLTAIRRQILDAVELPLGTVPLYAVAQRHLAKGKDPSDFTEAEIIAEIAEQAAAGVDFMTLHCGVTRLGAELAAESGRITGIVSRGGSILGRWMRRHDAENPFLTRYDDILDICLAHNVTISLGDGLRPGCGADAGDAAQWEEVINLGRLARRARERGVQVMIEGPGHVPLHLVQSQIQGIKRLTDGAPLYVLGPLTTDCAPGYDHIAGAIGGAMAAYFGADFLCYLTPAEHLTLPGPEDVWAGIKASLVAAQSAETALGRPAAVARDLGMSKARADLDWEAMAGFALDPDLLHKRRAMHSQEKECAMCGALCAMRMMTGDSFTCDAKDKDTSE; from the coding sequence ATGTCCATACGCACGAAAAACACCGTTTGCTCCGACATCCTGCGCGCCCGCGCGGCCGAACTGGCCGACGCCGAAGGGCTCACTCCGCAGGCCATCTTCGCCGCCGTGGACGCCGGCACCATGGTCGTCCTGGCCAACCCCGCCCACAAGGGCGTCATCCCCACGCTGATCGGCCAGCCGGCCAAAGTCAAGGTCAACGCCAACATCGGCACCTCCATGCTCGTCACCGACGTGGCCATGGAATTGCAAAAAGCCAACCTGGCCAAAAAAGCCGGGGCCCACGCCCTGATGGACCTGTCCACCGCCGGCGACCTGACCGCCATCCGCCGCCAGATCCTCGATGCCGTGGAGTTGCCGCTCGGCACGGTGCCGCTTTATGCCGTGGCCCAGCGCCATCTGGCCAAGGGCAAGGACCCGAGCGATTTCACCGAGGCCGAGATCATCGCCGAGATTGCCGAACAGGCCGCGGCCGGTGTGGATTTCATGACGCTGCATTGCGGCGTGACGCGGCTCGGAGCCGAGCTTGCCGCCGAATCCGGACGCATCACCGGCATCGTGTCGCGCGGCGGCTCGATACTCGGCCGCTGGATGCGCCGCCACGACGCGGAAAACCCCTTTTTGACGCGCTACGACGACATTCTCGACATCTGCCTGGCCCATAACGTGACCATCAGCCTCGGCGACGGCCTGCGTCCCGGCTGCGGGGCCGACGCCGGCGACGCGGCCCAGTGGGAAGAGGTCATAAACCTCGGCCGGCTGGCTCGCCGGGCCAGGGAGCGCGGCGTCCAGGTCATGATCGAAGGCCCCGGCCACGTGCCGCTCCATCTGGTCCAGAGCCAGATCCAGGGCATCAAGCGCCTGACCGACGGCGCGCCGCTCTACGTGCTCGGGCCCCTGACCACGGACTGCGCCCCGGGCTACGACCACATCGCCGGGGCTATCGGCGGAGCCATGGCCGCCTATTTCGGCGCGGATTTTCTGTGCTACCTGACCCCGGCCGAGCACCTCACCCTGCCCGGACCGGAGGACGTCTGGGCCGGCATCAAGGCCAGCCTGGTCGCCGCCCAAAGCGCCGAAACGGCCCTTGGCCGCCCCGCCGCCGTGGCCCGCGACCTCGGCATGTCCAAGGCCCGGGCCGACCTGGACTGGGAAGCCATGGCCGGCTTCGCCCTGGACCCGGATCTCTTGCACAAGCGCCGGGCCATGCACAGCCAGGAAAAGGAATGCGCCATGTGCGGCGCGCTTTGCGCCATGCGCATGATGACCGGCGACAGCTTCACCTGCGACGCAAAGGACAAGGATACGTCCGAATAA
- the rpmE gene encoding 50S ribosomal protein L31 has product MKKDIHPKVYTATIRCNCGYEEKALSTKGELMLVEVCSNCHPFYTGKQRFLDTAGRIDRFRKKYAKFEKKD; this is encoded by the coding sequence ATGAAAAAAGATATCCACCCGAAAGTCTACACTGCCACCATCCGCTGCAACTGCGGTTACGAAGAAAAGGCCCTGTCCACCAAGGGCGAGCTGATGCTCGTGGAAGTCTGCTCCAATTGCCATCCGTTTTACACCGGCAAGCAGCGTTTCCTCGACACCGCCGGCCGTATCGACCGTTTCCGCAAAAAGTACGCCAAGTTCGAGAAGAAGGACTAG
- a CDS encoding DUF1385 domain-containing protein, with amino-acid sequence MKRARFLLPLLVAAPTVGGQAVMEGVMMRDQERLAIAVRKPGGDILLDVRPWFSLTAAKWLKKPFVRGFPILLETLVNGIKALNYSAQVAVEDDEEELSPMAMGLTLAASIGFALLLFVVTPHLFSLGMKAAGFSGGVEALSFHIWDGFFKMVLFVGYIAAISYLPDVRRVFQYHGAEHKVIWAYEQGAPLTPAGARDFSRLHPRCGTAFLLFVLAISIVLYAFLVPWLLTFYAPATTWIKQAYIVAMKLVLMVPVSAVAYEVIKIAGKFRTNVVCRLISAPGLFMQLLTTKEPDDRQLEVALAALRGAVERQPAS; translated from the coding sequence ATGAAACGCGCGCGTTTCCTTTTGCCTCTGCTCGTGGCCGCCCCGACCGTCGGCGGACAGGCCGTGATGGAAGGGGTCATGATGCGTGACCAGGAGCGTCTGGCCATTGCCGTGCGCAAGCCCGGCGGCGACATCCTGCTCGACGTGCGCCCGTGGTTTTCCCTGACCGCCGCCAAGTGGCTCAAAAAGCCCTTTGTGCGCGGCTTTCCCATCCTGCTCGAAACGCTGGTCAACGGCATCAAGGCCCTGAATTATTCGGCCCAGGTGGCGGTGGAAGACGATGAGGAGGAGCTCTCCCCCATGGCCATGGGGCTCACCCTGGCCGCATCCATCGGCTTCGCGCTGCTGCTTTTCGTCGTCACGCCGCACCTCTTTTCGCTCGGCATGAAGGCGGCCGGATTTTCCGGGGGAGTGGAGGCGTTAAGCTTCCACATCTGGGATGGCTTTTTCAAGATGGTCCTCTTCGTGGGCTACATCGCGGCCATCTCCTACCTGCCGGACGTGCGCCGGGTGTTTCAGTACCACGGGGCCGAGCACAAGGTCATCTGGGCCTACGAACAGGGCGCGCCCCTGACCCCGGCCGGGGCCCGCGACTTTTCCAGGCTCCATCCCCGCTGCGGTACGGCCTTTCTGCTCTTCGTCCTGGCCATCTCCATCGTGCTGTACGCCTTTCTGGTGCCCTGGCTGCTGACCTTTTACGCCCCGGCCACGACCTGGATCAAACAGGCCTACATCGTGGCCATGAAGCTCGTGCTCATGGTTCCCGTCAGCGCCGTGGCCTACGAAGTCATCAAGATCGCCGGAAAGTTTCGCACGAACGTCGTCTGCCGCCTGATCTCGGCCCCCGGGCTCTTCATGCAGCTGCTCACCACCAAGGAGCCGGACGACCGGCAACTCGAGGTGGCTCTGGCCGCGCTGCGCGGCGCGGTTGAGCGCCAGCCCGCTTCCTGA
- the prfA gene encoding peptide chain release factor 1 translates to MFAKLESLERKYEDLEKQLSDPTVVDDQERYRKLAKAHADLAEVVEGFREHKRLTRDLEENTELAQDPDPEMRELAMAEVKTIREALPELEARLKLLLLPKDPMDEKNILLEIRAGTGGEEAALFAGDLFRMYSRYAETKRWKVEIMSSSETGSGGFKEVIANISGDKVYSRLKYESGAHRVQRVPATESQGRIHTSAVTVAIMPEAEEVDVAIDPNDLRIDVYRSSGPGGQSVNTTDSAVRVTHIPTGLVVICQDEKSQHKNKAKALKVLRSRLLQAEQEKQRLEQEANRRSQVGSGDRSERIRTYNFPQSRVTDHRINLTLYKLEAVLEGDLDELFDGLIAHYQSEALKAQADAA, encoded by the coding sequence ATGTTCGCCAAACTGGAAAGCCTTGAGCGCAAGTACGAGGATCTGGAAAAACAGCTCTCCGACCCTACGGTCGTGGACGACCAGGAGCGCTACCGCAAGCTGGCCAAGGCCCACGCCGACCTGGCCGAGGTGGTGGAGGGTTTCCGGGAGCACAAGCGCCTTACCCGGGACCTTGAGGAAAATACCGAGCTGGCCCAGGACCCGGACCCGGAAATGCGGGAACTGGCCATGGCCGAGGTCAAGACCATCAGGGAAGCGCTGCCGGAACTGGAAGCGCGCCTCAAGCTGCTGCTTTTGCCCAAGGACCCCATGGATGAGAAAAACATCCTGCTGGAAATCCGGGCCGGCACCGGCGGCGAGGAAGCAGCGCTTTTCGCCGGAGACCTCTTCCGCATGTACAGCCGCTACGCCGAAACGAAGCGTTGGAAGGTCGAGATCATGAGTTCCTCCGAAACCGGCTCCGGCGGGTTCAAGGAAGTCATCGCCAACATCTCCGGGGACAAGGTCTACAGCCGGCTCAAATACGAGTCCGGGGCGCACCGCGTGCAGCGCGTGCCGGCCACCGAATCCCAGGGCCGCATCCATACCTCGGCCGTGACCGTGGCCATCATGCCCGAAGCCGAGGAAGTCGACGTGGCCATCGACCCCAATGACCTGCGCATCGACGTCTACCGCTCGAGCGGCCCCGGCGGCCAGAGCGTCAACACCACCGACTCGGCCGTGCGCGTCACCCATATCCCCACAGGCCTCGTCGTCATCTGCCAGGACGAGAAGTCGCAGCACAAAAACAAGGCCAAGGCCCTCAAGGTGCTGCGTTCCCGGCTGCTTCAGGCCGAGCAGGAAAAGCAGCGCCTGGAACAGGAAGCCAACCGACGCTCCCAGGTCGGCTCCGGCGACCGCTCCGAACGTATCCGCACCTACAATTTTCCCCAAAGCCGCGTCACCGACCACCGCATCAACCTGACGCTCTACAAGCTCGAAGCCGTGCTCGAAGGCGACCTTGACGAGCTTTTCGACGGCCTCATCGCCCACTACCAGTCCGAAGCCCTCAAGGCCCAGGCCGACGCCGCCTAG